A stretch of DNA from Lawsonibacter asaccharolyticus:
TTTCAGATCGAGATGAGATCCAGAAACGGCGGCCTGCGGGCCGCCCCTCGAGGTGAGAAATTTGAACGCAGAATTTTCCCGCACCCTCTCCCTGCTGCGGCAGGAGCGGGGGGTCAGCCAGCGCACCGCAGCGGGTGCCCTGGGCATCTCCCAGGCCCTGCTGTCCCACTATGAGAACGGCATCCGGGAGCCCGGCCTGGCCTTCGTGGTCCGGGCCTGCGACTATTATGGGGTCTCCGCCGACTTTCTCCTGGGCCGCACCCTCACCCGGGACGGCACCACCATTGCCCCGGAGGAGCTCTATGACCTGAGCGATGAGAAGGACAACTCCATGAGGGGCAGCGTACTGGCCCTGCTGTCCAAAAAGCTGCTGGTGAACTCGGTGGGCATGCTCTTCGACCTGCTGGGCAAGACCGGCAGCCGGGAGGCCATCCGCGCCGCCTCCAACTACCTGTCCACCGCTGTCTATAAGGTGTTCCGCCGCCTGTATCAGGCCAACCCGTCCAACAACCCGGACTTTTTCTCCGTCCCGGCCCGGCAGTTCGCCGCCGGCCTGCCCGAGGCTGACATGGCGTGCAGCGAGGTGGAGCTGTGCGAGGCCCTGGCCGGCCAGGGCAAGGACAAGAGCCGCATGCCCGAGCTGAGCCACGACATCCTGGCCCGGGACTACCCGGTGCTCTACCAGTCCATGTTCCAGCTGGTCCACACCACCGGCGAGCGCATCAACAAGACCTTTGCCGGCCGTCAGGACGGCAAGTGATCCCAACCATATGAAGGAGAGAATCGATCATGCCTGAAAACTGCACCCATGACTGCTCTACCTGCGGCGAGAGCTGCAGCGAGCGGGACCTGCGCGTCCCTGCCAACGCCCTGTCCAGCATCAAGAAGGTGATCGCCGTGGTCAGCGGCAAGGGGGGCGTGGGCAAGAGCACCGTCACCTCCTCCCTGGCCGTAGCCATGGCCCGCCGGGGCCGGAAGGTGGCCGTGCTGGACGCCGACATCACCGGCCCCTCCATCCCCATGGCTTTCGGAGTCCACCAGCGGGCCACCGGCACCGACGCGGGCATCGACCCCGCCGTCACCCCCTCCGGCATCAAGCTCATGTCCCTGAACCTGCTCACCGCCAACGAGACCGACCCCGTGGTCTGGCGTGGCCCGGTCATCGCCAACGTGGTCAAGCAGTTCTGGTCCGACGTGGTGTGGGGCGAGGTGGACTATATGTTCGTGGACATGCCCCCTGGAACGGGGGACGTGCCCCTCACCGTGTTCCAGTCCCTGCCGGTGGACGGCATCATCGTGGTCACCTCCCCCCAGGATCTGGTGTCCATGATCGTCTCCAAGGCGGTGCACATGGCGGAGATGATGTCCATCCCGGTGCTGGGCCTCATTGAAAATTACAGCTGGTATCAGTGCCCCGACTGCGGTGCCCGTCACGCCATCTTCGGGGAGAGCCGCCTGGAGGAGGTGGCCCGGGAGCTGGGCCTGCCCATCCTGGCCCGCCTGCCCATTGACCCCGCCCTGGCCGCCGCCTGCGACGCCGGAAAGGTGGAGGGGGCGGAGCGCAATTACCTGGAGGAAGTGGCCGCCCAGCTGGACCGCTGACCCCTGTCCTGCACGCCCACAGGGGGCGGCAGCCTGACCGCTGCCGCCCCCTGTTTCTGTTCCCTCCGGGGCCGCCCGGGGGTGACATTTCCCCCCGCCTGTGTTACACTGGACAGAGGGAGAGGGGGCGAGTCCATGCTGGTCTACCTGGCGATGATCCCCACAGAGGAGGGCCGCAACAAGTTCGCCCTCCTCTACTGGGAATATCGGGACCTGATGTTCTATCTGGCCCTGCGCATCCTGGGCAGTCAGCAGGACGCGGAGGACGCGGTGCAGGAGGCCCTGCTCCGCATCACGGAAATCATCGAAAAAATTCATGACCCGGTCTGTCCGGAAACGAAGGCCCTGGTCGGTATGATAGTAGAGGGCAAGGCACTGGATCTGTACCGCCGCCGGCGGCGGCTGGGGGCGGAGCCCCTGGAGGACTGGGCCCCGGCGCAGGCCGGCCGCCCCCCGGAGGAGGCGTCCTCCCTCCGGGAGCTGACGGCCCAGGCCATGGCCCGGCTCCCCGCCCGTCAGCGGACGGTGCTGCTGCTGAAATATGACCGGGGACTGGACAACCGGGAGATCGCCCGGGTGCTGGACATGACCGTGTCCGCCGTGGAGCGCACCGTGTCCCGGGCCAAGGCCCGGCTGCGGGAGGCTCTTGAGGGATTGGGGGTGGAGGTATGACTGATCAGGAGCTGGACCGGCTGCTCAGCCAGGCCGCGCCCATGGCCCGGGACCTGTGGCTCTCCTCCCTGCCCGGGGACGGGGAGCTGCCCCAGGCCCGGCCCTCCCCCGCCTTTCAGCGCCGGATGGACCGCCTGATCCGCCGGATGGGGCGCTCCCCCCGGCGGGTCCGTGCCCTGGCCCAGGTGCGGCGGGCGGCGGCGGTGGCGCTGGTCTTTCTGGCGGTGGGCTTCTCCGGCCTGATGGTCACCTCCCAGGCCTTCCGGGCCCAGGTGCTGGAGGTGCTGGTCCAGGTCTATGAGGAGATCACCAACTTCCGTTTCTCCGCCGAGGGCGAAACAGATCGGACAGCCGGAGATTTTGTTCTTACCTACCTCCCGCAGGGGATGGAGGAGACTGTACGGCAGTCCAGCAGAATCAGGCACTATATTTGTTTCGAGGACAACGCTGGAAATATGTTGGAAGTAACCCACATCGTAGTGGGCGCCAATGCATCCAGTATTCTGGGAGTAGACACTGAGGACGCAGAGGTTGAGTACTTCAAAATCCATAACTCAGAAGCCATGGCAATTTCAAAAAATCTGGATCATACTATTTTTTGGACCGAAGACAACTGCTACTATTTGTTGTCCGGGACCATTCCTATGGAAGAGCTGAAACAGGTCGCATTGGGTCTGGAACCCATTTCTTAAAAATTTTTCAAAAAAATTTTGATTTCCTTGTCCGGAATCGCCTCCTTTCGTCGGTATATTAGTAGGACCGATGAAGGGAGGTGATTTTTATGCGCAAGAAACCCATGCGCTGGCTGGCGGCGGGGATGGCCCTGTGCCTGACCCTGGTGACCACCCCCGCCGCCTCTGCCGCCCAGCCGCCCCAGGACACGCCCGTTTTTGAAGAAATCGTTCCTTATTCCCTCTATATCAAAAACCAAGGATGTGACCTGATGATCTCCGACAGGACCGCATTTATCGAAGGCTGGGTGAGTGGACAGACCGGGCGTTCCACCGAATGTGAGGTACGGGTGGAGCTCCAGCAAAAATCCGGCTCCTTCGCCTGGATACTGGTGGACTCCTGGACCGACCGCCAGGACGGGACCCGGGCATCTGTCTCTGAGACGGTGTCTGTGACCCCCGGCGAGACCTACCGGGTCAAGGCGGTGGTCACTGTCTGGGCCGGCAGTGACTCAGAAACCGCAACCATCTACTCTGAAATCCAGACAGCGTAACATTTGACAACACTACTTTTTCGCTATTTTCCAACTTACGATTAAAATTTCATATTGAAAGGAAGGAATCACGATGAAGAAAAGACTCTTATCGTTATTTTTGTGTGCCACAGCCCTGATTTCTTTATTTTCTATAAACTCTTTTGCTTCTTTTAATAGTATTTCCTCTATTTATGAAAACAAAAATCAGAACACTACAACTATAAACACCATGTCTGAATACGAAATTGCAGTCCAAGAATCTCTACAATTTCAACGTTCTGGACAAAGCGGAGAAGATCCTCTTGCGGCCTATGAACGGGCTTTCAAAAAGTTATGTGAACTTCCGGCCGACATGCTCATGAACAACGGTTACAGCAGTGAAGAAGTCTCACTTATGAAAGCTTATCTGTCTGGTAGTGTTTCTTTTGATGTAGCAGCCATGCGTGCATCTGCAAGCTTGAGCAGCGACCTTCGTTGTACAAAGCATACATCAACACAATACACATGTGTTTACAGCTGGGAGTGGGACAAAATTCCTGCCGGAGAAGATACCGCTGGATATGCCTTAACCATGGTTGGAATTAATGAAAATAGCCAATCCATTGAAACAAAAAAGGTTGCACAAAACTCATCTGTTTATTATTATAATGAAGATGGAACATATTATAAATACGAAACGCCTTCAACTACTGTCCGTCAAAATTATATCGTATGCTACTATGATAAATATAAAATCAATGATGAAGGCGATTCCCGTATATGGGCTAAAAGAGGTAATGTCTCTTACTCTGTTACACCCGTAATAAGTGGAAATTATTTTGAAGCACTTCGTGCTCAAGGAGCATATTTTTCCTCGGATCAAGGTGGAGTTGATATCAGTGTTTCATTCTCTTACGGTGTTGCCAGCATCTCTGCCTCTACCACAATACTTGGATCTGATGTCGGTCCTCGTGGAGAAGAGCACTGTATCTATTACAATGACGGGACTGAAGAACCTCAATGAAAAAGTTAGATAGGAAGCCTTTCCTTCGGTCTATGCTCCTGGTATTGTTGTTCCTGTGCTCCTTCTGTCTGGGGGGTGTCTTATCTCCCTTTGGGGTTCAGGATGGGGAGGCCTATGTTTGGCCCCAGGATGAAAAATTTCCCAAGGAGATGGGGTATTTCCGCAGCGGTCAGGTGGTCTATACCCAGTACAGAGAGCACTATGCGGATGGCACCGGCGTCTATCAGGATGCGCCCTGCTGGAATATCTATATTCGGGGCGCCAGTATCCCAGACGTCATCAGCTACATCAACCAGCTGAAGCAGTGCGGGTTCTCCTATCGGAGCCTGAGCGGCGGCGAAGAACCTCCTTTTTCCTTTGAATGGGGTGGGTTTGAGTGGCGGGGCGTCTCCCAGGATGCCAGTATCTTGATTATGATGGCGGAGGAGGAGGTCCCTTCCACCGTCTCCAATGAGCCGCTTCCTATTCTCAGCAATCTCTATATCACCCTCATCGACGGCGTTGTCTGGGATACATAATAGCAAGACCTTCTGAGCTATCACCCTGGGCCTGGAGGCATCCGGCGGGGCGGGGCCGCACCTATACCGCCGGATGCTGCTGGCCGGCTCCTTCCTCCTCCCGGTCATCCTCTGCGTCCACTTCATTCACGACAAGTACAAACTGTACGGCTGGCAGACGCGGGGCAGGCTGTCCAGGACCTAACCAAGGGAGTTGGATCTTATGCGCTGGGCAAAGGTGAGAGAAAAGGCCAAAAAATACGCTCCTCTTATTGCTCTCCTGTACTTTTTCTTCCTGCTGAACGGGGAACGCCACGAAAATCATGTCCTCCAGAGCGAGCTGGCCCAGCTGGACCACCATCTGGAGATGGAGTTCACCAGCACGAAGGACTTTCTGGCTGGCAATCTCTCCTCCCCGGACTATCATGACTCCATGATCTGGGAGGCCGAACAGCTGCGGACCATTGCGTCTTGTGGATATTATTTCCAGAGTTCCGGGTTCGGGGCGGATGACGCCTGGCTGGAGGTCTTTTCCGAGCTGAGTCAGTTTGTCCAAAGCCCGGAATCCTTTCAGCAGCTCACCCCTCAGGAGCGGGAGACCCTGGTCGCTTTTCTGAATGACTATTCCTATCAGAATGACCCGGTGCTGGAGCCGGGGGACACGGCGGAGGTCTTG
This window harbors:
- a CDS encoding chromosome partitioning ATPase; this translates as MPENCTHDCSTCGESCSERDLRVPANALSSIKKVIAVVSGKGGVGKSTVTSSLAVAMARRGRKVAVLDADITGPSIPMAFGVHQRATGTDAGIDPAVTPSGIKLMSLNLLTANETDPVVWRGPVIANVVKQFWSDVVWGEVDYMFVDMPPGTGDVPLTVFQSLPVDGIIVVTSPQDLVSMIVSKAVHMAEMMSIPVLGLIENYSWYQCPDCGARHAIFGESRLEEVARELGLPILARLPIDPALAAACDAGKVEGAERNYLEEVAAQLDR
- a CDS encoding sigma-70 region 2 yields the protein MLVYLAMIPTEEGRNKFALLYWEYRDLMFYLALRILGSQQDAEDAVQEALLRITEIIEKIHDPVCPETKALVGMIVEGKALDLYRRRRRLGAEPLEDWAPAQAGRPPEEASSLRELTAQAMARLPARQRTVLLLKYDRGLDNREIARVLDMTVSAVERTVSRAKARLREALEGLGVEV